One window of the Strix uralensis isolate ZFMK-TIS-50842 chromosome 3, bStrUra1, whole genome shotgun sequence genome contains the following:
- the MPV17 gene encoding mitochondrial inner membrane protein Mpv17 isoform X1, with product MPALWRGCGRLLARRPWAAQALTAGALMGAGDMIAQQLVERRGLRRHRGRRTLKMMAIGFCFVLPQGPVVGGWYKILDRLIPGSTKVVAVKKMLLDQGAFAPCFLGCFLAVTGAMNGLSAQENWSKIQQDYTDALLTNYCIWPPVQIANFYFVPLQHRLAVVQCVAIVWNCYLSWKANRM from the exons ATGCCGGCGCTGTGGAGGGGCTGCGGGCGGCTGCTGGCGCGGCGGCCGTGGGCTGCGCAGGCGCTCACCGCCG GGGCCCTCATGGGAGCCGGGGACATGATCGCACAGCAGCTGGTGGAGCGGCGGGGGCTTCGCAGGCACCGCGGGCGCCGCACCCTGAAGATGATGGCGATCGGCTTCTGCTTCGTG CTCCCGCAGGGCCCCGTCGTGGGTGGCTGGTACAAGATCCTGGATAGGCTCATCCCAGGGAGCACAAAAGTCGTGGCTGTGAAAAAGATGCTCCTGGACCAG GGGGCCTTTGCGCCGTGTTTCCTCGGCTGCTTCCTCGCCGTCACGGGGGCGATGAACGGTCTGTCAGCACAGGAGAACTGGTCCAAGATCCAGCAG GACTACACAGACGCGCTGCTGACCAACTACTGT ATCTGGCCACCAGTGCAAATCGCAAACTTCTACTTCGTGCCCCTGCAGCACAG GCTGGCCGTCGTCCAGTGTGTTGCCATCGTTTGGAACTGCTACCTCTCCTGGAAAGCAAATCGGATGTGA
- the MPV17 gene encoding mitochondrial inner membrane protein Mpv17 isoform X2, producing MPALWRGCGRLLARRPWAAQALTAGALMGAGDMIAQQLVERRGLRRHRGRRTLKMMAIGFCFVGPVVGGWYKILDRLIPGSTKVVAVKKMLLDQGAFAPCFLGCFLAVTGAMNGLSAQENWSKIQQDYTDALLTNYCIWPPVQIANFYFVPLQHRLAVVQCVAIVWNCYLSWKANRM from the exons ATGCCGGCGCTGTGGAGGGGCTGCGGGCGGCTGCTGGCGCGGCGGCCGTGGGCTGCGCAGGCGCTCACCGCCG GGGCCCTCATGGGAGCCGGGGACATGATCGCACAGCAGCTGGTGGAGCGGCGGGGGCTTCGCAGGCACCGCGGGCGCCGCACCCTGAAGATGATGGCGATCGGCTTCTGCTTCGTG GGCCCCGTCGTGGGTGGCTGGTACAAGATCCTGGATAGGCTCATCCCAGGGAGCACAAAAGTCGTGGCTGTGAAAAAGATGCTCCTGGACCAG GGGGCCTTTGCGCCGTGTTTCCTCGGCTGCTTCCTCGCCGTCACGGGGGCGATGAACGGTCTGTCAGCACAGGAGAACTGGTCCAAGATCCAGCAG GACTACACAGACGCGCTGCTGACCAACTACTGT ATCTGGCCACCAGTGCAAATCGCAAACTTCTACTTCGTGCCCCTGCAGCACAG GCTGGCCGTCGTCCAGTGTGTTGCCATCGTTTGGAACTGCTACCTCTCCTGGAAAGCAAATCGGATGTGA
- the UCN gene encoding urocortin → MRRALLTLLLLLARQPPAAARPDGSVPAAAAEDRGRPLWPPLAPPPPEPWRARREEPPLSIDLTFHLLRHLLLLARAQSQRARADSNRLILDAVGR, encoded by the coding sequence ATGCGGCGGGCGCTGCtcaccctcctgctgctgctcgcccgccagccgcccgccgccgcccgccccgacGGCTCCGTCCCGGCGGCCGCGGCCGAGGACCGGGGCCGCCCGCTCTGGCCGCCGCTggcgccgccgcccccggagCCGTGGCGGGCGCGGCGGGAGGAGCCGCCGCTCTCCATCGACCTCACCTTCCACCTCCTGCGGCATCTCCTGCTGCTCGCCCGCGCCCAGAGCCAGCGCGCCCGCGCCGACAGCAACCGCCTCATCCTCGACGCCGTGGGGCGCTGA
- the TRIM54 gene encoding tripartite motif-containing protein 54, with amino-acid sequence MNFAVGLKPLLAEARSMESLEKQLICPICLEMFTKPVVILPCQHNLCRKCANDVFQASNPLWQSRGSSAVPSGGRFRCPSCRHEVVLDRHGVYGLQRNLLVENIIDIYKQESARPLHAKAEQHLMCEEHEDERINIYCLRCEAPTCSLCKVFGAHKDCEVAPLPAVYQRQKSELSDGIAMLVAGNDRIQAIITQMEEICRTIEDNGRRQKQHLGLRFDSLYSILEERKKELLQSIAREQEAKVQRVRGLIRQYGDHLEASSKLVESAIQAMEEPQMAVYLQHSKELLKKITDMSKVSMSSRPEPGYENMDHFSINVDYVAEMLRTIEFQTEPLGEDEADGPGDGSEAVADEDRLDSLEVPEAVEDVGPRQKPASSPHGQH; translated from the exons ATGAACTTCGCGGTGGGGCTGAAGCCGCTGCTGGCGGAGGCGCGGAGCATGGAgagcctggagaagcagctcaTCTGCCCCATCTGCCTGGAGATGTTCACCAAGCCCGTGGTcatcctgccctgccagcacaaCCTCTGCCGAAAATGCGCCAACGACGTCTTCcag GCGTCCAACCCGCTGTGGCAGTCGCGGGGCTCCAGCGCGGTGCCGTCGGGCGGCCGGTTCCGGTGCCCGTCGTGCCGCCACGAGGTGGTGCTGGACCGGCACGGGGTGTACGGGCTGCAGAGGAACCTGCTGGTGGAGAACATCATCGACATCTACAAGCAGGAGTCGGCCAG ACCCCTGCACGCCAAGGCCGAGCAGCACCTCATGTGTGAGGAGCACGAGGACGAGCGGATCAACATCTACTGCCTGCGCTGCGAGGCGCCCACCTGCTCCCTCTGCAAGGTCTTCGGGGCACACAAGGACTGCGAGGTCGCACCGCTGCCCGCCGTCTACCAGCGCCAGAAG AGCGAGCTCAGCGATGGCATCGCCATGCTGGTGGCAGGGAACGACCGCATCCAGGCCATCATCACCCAGATGGAGGAGATCTGCCGCACCATCGAG GACAACGGCCGGCGGCAGAAGCAGCACCTGGGGCTGCGGTTCGACTCGCTGTACAGCATCCTGGAGGAGCGGAAgaaggagctgctgcagagcatcgCCCGGGAGCAGGAGGCGAAGGTGCAGCGCGTGCGGGGCCTCATCCGCCAGTACGGCGACCACCTGGAGGCCTCCTCCAAACTGGTGGAGTCGGCCATCCAGGCCATGGAGGAGCCCCAGATGGCTGTGTACCTGCAG CACTCCAAGGAGCTCCTGAAAAA gaTCACAGACATGTCCAAGGTGTCCATGAGCAGCCGCCCAGAGCCGGGCTACGAGAACATGGACCACTTCTCCATCAACGTGGACTATGTGGCGGAGATGCTGAGGACCATAGAGTTCCAGACAG AGCCGCTGGGCGAGGATGAGGCGGACGGACCCGGGGACGGCAGCGAGGCCGTGGCAGATGAGGACCGGCTGGACAGCCTGGAGGTGCCTGAAGCCGTGGAGG atgtgGGGCCGAGGCAGAAGCCGGCGAGTTCTCCCCACG GTCAGCACTGA
- the DNAJC5G gene encoding dnaJ homolog subfamily C member 5G: MAEPGRPQRKLSRVGESLYRVLGLQKGSSPEEIKKAYRKLALKYHPDKNPDDPAAAERFKEINSAHATLSDGDKRRLYDQYGSLGLYVAEQFGDDAVKHYFLMSKWWFQALALCCGAFTCCCCCCCCFFCCGTCCPPKEDESYKYVDPKDLEAQMGAEDSDPQVPVVAQPAPAVSTRSDA; encoded by the exons ATGGCGGAGCCCGGGCGGCCGCAGCGGAAACTGTCGCGGGTCGGGGAGAGCCTCTACCGCGTCCTGGGCCTGCAGAAGGGCAGCTCCCCCGAGGAGATCAAGAAGGCCTACCG GAAACTGGCGCTCAAATACCACCCGGACAAGAACCCCGACGACCCGGCGGCGGCCGAGCGCTTCAAGGAGATCAACAGCGCCCACGCCACGCTGAGCGACGGCGACAAACGCCGCCTCTACGACCAGTACGGCTCCCTCGGCCTCTACGTGGCCGAGCAGTTCGGCGACGATGCGGTCAAGCACTACTTCCTCATGTCCAAGTGGTGGTTCCAG GCCCTGGCGCTCTGCTGCGGCGCCttcacctgctgctgctgctgctgctgctgcttcttctgctgCGGGACGTGCTGCCCGCCCAAGGAGGACGAGTCCTACAAGTACGTCGACCCCAAGGACCTGGAGGCGCAGATGGGCGCGGAGGACAGCG atcCGCAGGTACCTGTTGTGGCGCAGCCCGCGCCGGCCGTCAGCACCAGGAGCGATGCCTGA